One stretch of Chelonia mydas isolate rCheMyd1 chromosome 21, rCheMyd1.pri.v2, whole genome shotgun sequence DNA includes these proteins:
- the PPARD gene encoding peroxisome proliferator-activated receptor delta — protein MEQLQKEVLEVKKEEKEEAVIAAGDTSDPSGGPDSSLPSSSYTDLSQSSSPSLSDQLQMGCEETSAASLNVECRVCGDIASGFHYGVHACEGCKGFFRRTIRMKLEYEKCDRNCKIQRKNRNKCQYCRFQKCLSLGMSHNAIRFGRMPEAEKRKLVAGLTASEISCQNPQVADLKAFSKHIYDAYLKNFNMTKNKARGILTGKTGSTPPFVIHDMDTLWQAEKGLVWKQLVNGIPPYKEIGVHVFYRCQCTTVETVRELTEFAKSIPSFLGLYLNDQVTLLKYGVHEAIFAMLASIMNKDGLLVANGNGFVTREFLRSLRKPFSEIMEPKFEFAVKFNALELDDSDLSLFVAAIILCGDRPGLMDVKQVEGIQDNILQALEFHLQANHPDAQYLFPKLLQKMADLRQLVTEHAQLVQKIKKTETETSLHPLLQEIYKDMY, from the exons ATGGAACAGCTACAGAAGGAAGTACTTGAGGTcaagaaggaggaaaaggaagaggcAGTGATAGCAGCCGGTGACACCTCAGACCCAAGTGGAGGACCAGATAGTTCGCTGCCTTCTAGCAGCTATACAG ACCTCTCCCAGAGCTCTTCTCCATCCCTGTCGGACCAACTCCAGATGGGCTGCGAGGAGACATCTGCTGCAAGTCTGAATGTGGAATGCAGGGTCTGTGGGGATATAGCATCAGGATTTCATTATGGAGTGCATGCATGCGAGGGCTGCAAG ggTTTCTTCCGTCGGACGATCCGCATGAAGCTGGAGTACGAGAAGTGTGACCGGAACTGTAAAATCCAGAGGAAGAACCGCAACAAGTGCCAGTATTGTCGCTTCCAGAAATGCCTCTCGCTGGGCATGTCGCACAATG CCATTCGTTTTGGCCGCATGCCAGAAGCAGAGAAGAGGAAGCTGGTAGCGGGCCTGACAGCGAGCGAGATCAGCTGTCAGAACCCGCAGGTGGCTGACCTGAAAGCTTTCTCCAAGCACATCTACGACGCCTACCTGAAAAACTTCAACATGACCAAAAATAAGGCGAGAGGCATCCTCACTGGGAAGACCGGCAGCACCCCG CCGTTCGTGATCCATGACATGGACACCCTGTGGCAGGCAGAAAAGGGGCTggtctggaagcagcttgtcAACGGGATCCCCCCATACAAGGAGATTGGGGTCCACGTCTTCTACCGCTGCCAGTGCACCACGGTGGAGACAGTGCGGGAGCTCACTGAGTTCGCCAAGAGCATTCCCAGCTTCCTCGGCCTCTACCTGAACGACCAGGTGACTCTGCTGAAGTACGGGGTCCATGAAGCCATCTTCGCCATGCTGGCCTCCATCATGAACAAGGACGGGCTTCTGGTGGCCAACGGGAACGGGTTTGTCACGCGCGAGTTCCTGCGCAGCCTGCGCAAGCCCTTCAGCGAGATCATGGAGCCCAAGTTTGAGTTTGCCGTGAAGTTCAATGCCCTGGAGCTGGACGACAGCGACCTGTCTCTCTTCGTGGCTGCCATTATCCTGTGTGGGG ACCGCCCTGGCCTGATGGACGTGAAGCAGGTGGAGGGGATACAGGACAACATCCTCCAGGCCCTGGAGTTCCACTTGCAGGCCAACCACCCGGACGCTCAGTACCTCTTCCCCAAGCTGCTCCAGAAGATGGCTGACCTGCGGCAGCTGGTGACTGAGCATGCACAGCTGGTGCAgaagattaaaaagacagaaacGGAGACCTCATTGCACCCGCTCCTGCAGGAAATCTACAAGGACATGTACTGA